Proteins from a genomic interval of Chelonoidis abingdonii isolate Lonesome George chromosome 7, CheloAbing_2.0, whole genome shotgun sequence:
- the LOC116831215 gene encoding beta-1,3-galactosyltransferase 2-like codes for MTNYRRYFVISWRCSMMCIFLIGSICFLGIYLFFIPKTFNYFAVLAKIKVKENTDLNSMKRSAFPAKEYGKPETAKKNISFRSNVTSFKQFLLKRKIGGLTVNTAPFASELNYIQSFRFVINERDICKEITPFLILLIATKADEKQHREAIRKTWGNESVVPGIKVVRLFMLGASDKEQNEALLRESSQYHDIIQQDFLDTYKNLTLKTMMGLKWVATYCGGGNFVMKTDSDVFVNTEYLIQRLLKPLMPPSQYYFTGYLIRNGQPHRNRESKWYVPKEFYSAERYPDFCSGTGYVLSGTLAAKIVKASLKVKYIYLEDIYVALCLEQEGINMVPPPENYLFNLNKVPFSPCTYSRLITSHGINPDEQITYWETLQSNKYVCGK; via the coding sequence ATGACCAACTATAGAAGATATTTTGTCATTTCTTGGAGGTGCTCCATGATGTGTATTTTCTTGATTGGCTCCATCTGCTTTCTAGGgatatatttgtttttcattcctaAGACTTTTAATTACTTTGCTGTTTTAGCAAAAATCAAAGTTAAAGAAAACACTGATTTGAATTCAATGAAAAGATCTGCATTTCCTGCCAAAGAATATGGCAAACCTgagacagcaaaaaaaaacatttccttcagAAGCAATGTTACTAGCTTCAAACAATTCTTACTAAAGAGGAAGATAGGGGGACTAACTGTAAATACAGCTCCATTTGCTAGTGAACTCAATTACATTCAGTCCTTTAGGTTTGTTATTAACGAAAGAGATATATGTAAGGAAATAACTCCTTTTTTAATACTATTAATAGCAACCAAAGCTGATGAAAAGCAGCACAGGGAAGCCATCAGGAAAACCTGGGGAAATGAATCTGTGGTTCCAGGAATAAAGGTTGTTCGTTTATTTATGTTGGGTGCTAGCGACAAAGAGCAAAATGAAGCCCTACTAAGGGAAAGCAGTCAATATCATGACATCATTCAACAAGACTTTCTGGACACCTACAAGAACCTAACTCTTAAAACCATGATGGGCTTGAAGTGGGTTGCCACCTACTGTGGTGGTGGAAATTTTGTCATGAAAACAGACAGTGATGTTTTTGTTAATACAGAATATTTAATACAAAGGCTCCTAAAACCACTTATGCCTCCTTCACAGTACTATTTCACTGGCTACCTTATAAGAAATGGTCAGCCTCATCGAAATCGTGAAAGCAAATGGTATGTGCCAAAGGAATTCTACTCAGCTGAGCGATACCCTGATTTTTGTtcaggaactgggtatgttttaTCTGGAACCCTGGCTGCAAAAATTGTCAAGGCATCTTTAAAAGTAAAGTATATATACTTGGAAGATATTTATGTAGCTCTTTGTCTTGAACAAGAGGGAATTAATATGGTACCCCCACCTGAAAACTATTTGTTTAATCTAAATAAAGTCCCATTTTCTCCTTGCACATACAGCAGACTGATTACCTCCCATGGAATTAATCCAGATGAACAGATAACATACTGGGAAACATTGCAAAGTAACAAATATGTCTGTGGTAAATAA